A genomic segment from Dechloromonas denitrificans encodes:
- the rpmC gene encoding 50S ribosomal protein L29, giving the protein MKASELRTKSVDELNKELLDLLRAQFGLRMQLATQQLSNTSQMSKVRRDIARVRTLIREKAVQQ; this is encoded by the coding sequence ATGAAAGCTAGTGAACTGAGAACCAAGAGCGTGGACGAGCTCAACAAGGAATTGCTGGACCTGTTGCGGGCCCAGTTCGGTCTGCGTATGCAGCTTGCTACCCAGCAGCTGTCCAATACCAGCCAAATGTCCAAGGTGCGTCGCGACATCGCTCGCGTTCGCACGCTTATCCGTGAAAAGGCGGTGCAGCAATGA
- the rpsK gene encoding 30S ribosomal protein S11 produces the protein MAKTATKVRKKVKKNVAEGIAHIHASFNNTIITITDRQGNALSWATSGGAGFRGSRKSTPFAAQVAAEAAGKAAQECGVKNLEVRIKGPGPGRESSVRALNALGMKITAISDVTPVPHNGCRPPKKRRI, from the coding sequence ATGGCAAAGACTGCTACCAAAGTTCGTAAAAAGGTTAAAAAGAACGTTGCTGAGGGCATCGCCCACATCCACGCTTCGTTCAATAACACCATCATTACCATTACCGACCGTCAGGGCAATGCACTGTCCTGGGCAACTTCCGGTGGTGCTGGCTTCCGCGGTTCGCGTAAGTCCACCCCGTTTGCTGCTCAGGTGGCTGCTGAAGCTGCTGGCAAGGCGGCTCAAGAATGCGGCGTCAAGAACCTTGAAGTTCGCATCAAAGGCCCCGGTCCTGGCCGTGAATCTTCCGTCCGTGCTCTTAATGCACTCGGTATGAAGATCACCGCTATTTCCGACGTGACGCCGGTACCGCATAACGGTTGCCGTCCGCCTAAAAAGCGCCGCATCTAA
- the rplV gene encoding 50S ribosomal protein L22: METRASLRGVRLSAQKGRLVADLVRGKPVGQALNILAFSPKKGAGIVKKVLESAIANAEHNDGADIDELMVKIIYVEKGMVLKRFTARAKGRGNRIVKPTCHIYLTVGN, encoded by the coding sequence ATGGAAACTCGTGCAAGTCTGCGGGGCGTACGCCTCTCTGCGCAAAAAGGTCGCCTCGTGGCTGATCTGGTGCGTGGCAAGCCGGTTGGTCAGGCTCTCAATATCCTGGCTTTCTCCCCTAAAAAAGGGGCCGGTATCGTTAAAAAAGTTCTCGAGTCGGCTATTGCCAACGCGGAACACAATGACGGCGCTGATATCGACGAACTGATGGTTAAGATCATCTACGTCGAAAAAGGCATGGTGCTCAAGCGTTTCACCGCTCGCGCCAAGGGTCGTGGCAATCGGATCGTCAAGCCGACCTGCCATATCTATCTGACCGTTGGTAACTAA
- the rpsC gene encoding 30S ribosomal protein S3: MGQKIHPTGFRLAVTKNWSSRWYATSKDFPGMLNEDIRVREYLKRKLAHASVGRVLIERPAKNARVTIYSARPGVVIGKKGEDIEQLRGDLQRIMGVPVHVSIEEIRKPEIDAQLIADSIAQQLEKRIMFRRAMKRAMQNAMRLGAQGIKVMSAGRLNGAEIARSEWYREGRVPLHTLRANIDYATSEALTTYGIIGIKVWVYKGDMLDRNEQPAVEEPAADDRRPRRAPARPDGEKPRTRTVKKPEGEGAPAKRVRKAGA, encoded by the coding sequence ATGGGACAGAAAATTCATCCGACTGGCTTCCGCCTAGCCGTCACCAAGAACTGGAGTTCGCGCTGGTATGCTACCAGCAAGGACTTCCCGGGAATGCTCAACGAAGACATCAGGGTTCGCGAGTATCTCAAGCGCAAGCTGGCCCACGCATCCGTTGGTCGCGTTCTGATCGAGCGTCCGGCCAAGAATGCCCGTGTAACGATTTACTCGGCTCGTCCGGGTGTTGTTATCGGCAAAAAGGGTGAGGATATCGAGCAGCTGCGTGGTGATCTTCAGCGCATCATGGGCGTTCCTGTCCATGTGTCGATCGAAGAAATCCGCAAGCCGGAAATTGATGCACAACTGATCGCTGATTCAATTGCTCAGCAACTGGAAAAGCGCATCATGTTCCGTCGTGCCATGAAGCGCGCAATGCAAAACGCAATGCGCCTTGGTGCTCAGGGTATCAAGGTCATGAGTGCAGGGCGTCTGAACGGTGCTGAAATTGCCCGTAGCGAGTGGTACCGCGAAGGTCGCGTGCCGCTTCATACGCTGCGTGCGAACATCGATTACGCTACCTCGGAAGCGCTGACTACCTACGGCATCATCGGTATCAAGGTCTGGGTTTACAAGGGTGACATGCTTGATCGCAACGAACAGCCGGCAGTTGAAGAGCCGGCCGCTGATGATCGTCGCCCGCGTCGCGCTCCGGCTCGTCCGGATGGCGAAAAGCCGCGTACCCGTACGGTGAAGAAGCCTGAAGGTGAAGGCGCACCGGCCAAGCGAGTAAGAAAGGCAGGTGCCTAA
- the rpsH gene encoding 30S ribosomal protein S8 encodes MAMSDPIADMLTRIRNAQLAEKASVSMPSSKVKVAIAAVLKDEGYVDNFAVRQADGKATLEIELKYYAGRPVIERIERVSKPGLRIYKGCEDIPRVMNGLGVAIVSTPKGVMTDRKARASKIGGEVLCIVA; translated from the coding sequence ATGGCTATGAGCGATCCGATCGCGGACATGCTGACTCGCATCCGCAACGCCCAGCTCGCCGAAAAGGCGTCTGTCTCCATGCCTTCTTCCAAGGTAAAAGTGGCTATTGCCGCTGTACTGAAGGACGAAGGTTACGTAGATAACTTTGCAGTGCGTCAAGCCGATGGCAAAGCCACTCTCGAAATTGAACTCAAGTATTACGCCGGTCGTCCGGTTATTGAGCGCATCGAGCGTGTTTCCAAGCCTGGTTTGCGTATCTACAAGGGCTGTGAAGATATTCCCCGTGTCATGAATGGTCTTGGTGTGGCGATCGTCTCCACGCCCAAGGGTGTCATGACCGATCGCAAGGCTCGCGCCAGCAAGATCGGCGGCGAAGTCCTGTGCATCGTGGCATAA
- the rpsQ gene encoding 30S ribosomal protein S17, whose protein sequence is MSETTSIKRTLVGRVVSDKMEKTVTVLVERKVKHPMYGKVMVRSKKYHAHNEGNTAKTGDLVEIVETRPVSRTKTWAVTSVLEKAIVV, encoded by the coding sequence ATGAGCGAAACCACCAGCATCAAGCGTACTCTCGTCGGTCGCGTTGTTAGCGACAAGATGGAGAAGACGGTTACCGTCCTCGTCGAACGTAAGGTCAAGCACCCGATGTACGGCAAGGTTATGGTGCGTTCCAAGAAGTACCATGCCCACAACGAAGGCAACACGGCCAAGACCGGTGATCTCGTCGAGATCGTCGAAACCCGTCCTGTTTCCCGTACAAAGACCTGGGCTGTGACCAGTGTTCTGGAAAAGGCTATCGTCGTTTGA
- the rplX gene encoding 50S ribosomal protein L24, producing MMEKIRKGDEVVVITGKDKGKRGTVLRRVDEDHVLVEGVNRAKKHVKPNPVKGVAGGIVDKDMPIHLSNVALFNPATQKADRVGIKSLEDGRKVRVFKSNGELVNA from the coding sequence CTGATGGAAAAAATTCGTAAAGGCGACGAAGTCGTCGTTATTACTGGTAAAGACAAGGGCAAGCGCGGTACCGTGCTCCGTCGTGTCGATGAAGATCATGTGCTGGTTGAGGGTGTTAATCGCGCCAAAAAGCATGTGAAGCCGAACCCGGTCAAGGGTGTGGCTGGTGGCATTGTTGATAAAGACATGCCGATTCATCTCTCCAATGTTGCGCTGTTCAATCCTGCGACTCAAAAGGCTGACCGTGTCGGCATCAAGTCGCTCGAAGATGGTCGCAAGGTTCGCGTGTTCAAGTCGAACGGCGAACTGGTGAACGCATAA
- the rpsM gene encoding 30S ribosomal protein S13, which produces MARIAGVNIPNHQHAEIALTAIYGIGRTRSQKICDAAGVGRTTKMKDLSDADMDRLRDEVGKFTVEGDLRREVTMNIKRLMDLGCYRGLRHRKGLPCRGQRTRTNARTRKGPRKAIAGKK; this is translated from the coding sequence ATGGCCCGTATTGCAGGGGTAAACATTCCGAACCATCAGCATGCTGAAATCGCTCTTACCGCGATTTACGGCATCGGCCGTACCCGCTCGCAGAAGATTTGCGATGCGGCTGGCGTTGGTCGTACGACTAAAATGAAAGACCTGTCCGATGCGGACATGGATCGCTTGCGTGACGAAGTCGGTAAGTTCACCGTTGAAGGTGACCTGCGCCGCGAAGTGACGATGAACATCAAGCGTTTGATGGACCTCGGTTGCTACCGTGGCCTGCGCCATCGCAAGGGCTTGCCTTGCCGTGGTCAGCGCACCCGTACCAATGCTCGTACTCGCAAGGGTCCGCGCAAGGCCATCGCTGGCAAGAAGTAA
- the rplR gene encoding 50S ribosomal protein L18, whose protein sequence is MFNRKEARLRRARQTRAKIAELKAVRLCVNRTNCHIYAQIISPCGGKVLASASTLDVDVRKDIPNGGNKAAATSVGKLIAERAKAAGIERVAFDRSGLQYHGRVQALAEAAREAGLQF, encoded by the coding sequence ATGTTTAACAGGAAAGAAGCGCGTCTGCGCCGTGCTCGCCAAACGCGAGCAAAAATCGCCGAGCTCAAAGCTGTGCGCCTGTGCGTTAATCGCACGAACTGCCACATTTACGCCCAAATCATTTCGCCTTGCGGCGGTAAGGTTCTGGCTTCGGCTTCCACGCTCGACGTCGATGTTCGCAAGGACATCCCGAACGGCGGTAACAAGGCTGCTGCCACGTCTGTGGGCAAGTTGATTGCTGAGCGTGCGAAGGCCGCTGGTATCGAACGCGTGGCTTTTGATCGTTCCGGTCTTCAGTACCATGGTCGTGTTCAGGCGTTGGCGGAAGCTGCGCGTGAAGCCGGTCTGCAGTTCTGA
- the rpsS gene encoding 30S ribosomal protein S19 — MGRSLKKGPFVDAYLIDKVEAVRATSDKRPIKTWSRRSTILPEFIGLTIAVHNGKQHIPVFVTENMVGHKLGEFSLTRTFKGHTAGKKAKK; from the coding sequence ATGGGACGTTCTCTGAAAAAGGGCCCGTTTGTTGATGCGTATCTGATCGACAAAGTCGAAGCAGTTCGCGCTACAAGCGACAAGCGCCCGATCAAGACCTGGTCACGTCGTTCGACGATCCTCCCCGAGTTTATCGGTTTGACGATCGCTGTACACAATGGCAAGCAGCATATTCCGGTGTTCGTCACCGAAAATATGGTCGGTCACAAGCTCGGCGAGTTTTCGCTGACCCGGACGTTCAAGGGTCACACCGCCGGCAAGAAGGCCAAGAAGTAA
- the rpsN gene encoding 30S ribosomal protein S14 — protein sequence MAKLALINREEKRRKLVAQYAKKRAALEAIINNEGLSDAERYEARLKIQALPRNSSPSRLRNRCQLTGRPRGVFRKFGLCRNKIRELAFNGEIPGVVKASW from the coding sequence ATGGCAAAACTTGCTCTGATCAACCGTGAAGAGAAGCGCCGCAAGCTGGTCGCGCAGTACGCCAAGAAGCGTGCGGCCCTCGAGGCGATTATCAATAACGAAGGCCTTTCGGACGCGGAGCGTTATGAAGCTCGTCTGAAAATTCAGGCTCTTCCGCGCAACTCAAGCCCGTCGCGATTGCGCAACCGTTGCCAGCTGACAGGTCGTCCGCGTGGTGTTTTCCGTAAGTTCGGTCTGTGCCGTAACAAGATCCGTGAGCTCGCTTTCAATGGCGAAATTCCGGGTGTTGTTAAGGCCAGCTGGTAA
- the rplN gene encoding 50S ribosomal protein L14, with translation MIQMQTTLDVADNTGARSVMCIKVLGGSKRRYAGIGDIIKVSIKDAAPRGRVKKGDVYNAVVVRTAKGVRRPDGSLVRFDGNAAVLLNNKLEPIGTRIFGPVTRELRTERFMKIVSLAPEVL, from the coding sequence ATGATTCAGATGCAGACAACTCTGGACGTCGCCGATAATACCGGTGCCCGTTCAGTAATGTGTATCAAAGTGCTCGGTGGATCCAAGCGCCGTTACGCTGGCATTGGCGACATCATCAAGGTCAGCATCAAGGATGCTGCTCCGCGTGGTCGCGTCAAGAAGGGTGATGTATACAATGCCGTGGTGGTTCGTACCGCCAAAGGTGTTCGTCGTCCGGATGGCTCGCTCGTTCGCTTTGATGGCAATGCCGCAGTTCTTCTCAACAACAAACTTGAGCCCATTGGCACTCGTATCTTTGGCCCGGTAACCCGCGAACTGCGTACCGAGCGATTCATGAAGATCGTGTCCCTGGCGCCTGAAGTGCTGTAA
- the rpsE gene encoding 30S ribosomal protein S5, translated as MAKPERNKKPQQAEERDDGMREKMVAVNRVTKVVKGGRILGFAALTVVGDGDGGIGMGKGKSREVPVAVQKAMEEARRKMAKVSLKSGTVHHTVMGRHGATTVMIQPAPDGTGIIAGGAMRAVFEVVGVTNVVAKAHGSTNPYNIVRATIDGLSKVNTPAEIAAKRGLSVEKILG; from the coding sequence ATGGCTAAACCTGAAAGAAACAAGAAGCCGCAGCAAGCTGAAGAGCGTGATGATGGCATGCGCGAAAAGATGGTCGCGGTTAATCGTGTTACCAAGGTGGTTAAGGGCGGCCGTATTCTCGGTTTCGCAGCTCTGACTGTCGTTGGTGACGGCGATGGCGGCATCGGCATGGGTAAGGGTAAGTCCCGCGAAGTGCCGGTTGCAGTCCAGAAGGCTATGGAAGAGGCTCGTCGCAAGATGGCCAAGGTCAGCCTGAAGAGCGGTACGGTTCATCATACGGTTATGGGGCGCCATGGTGCTACCACTGTGATGATCCAGCCGGCTCCGGATGGTACCGGCATCATCGCTGGCGGTGCAATGCGCGCTGTCTTCGAAGTTGTTGGTGTGACCAACGTCGTTGCCAAGGCTCACGGTTCGACCAATCCTTACAACATCGTGCGTGCGACGATCGACGGTCTGTCGAAGGTCAATACGCCAGCAGAGATCGCTGCAAAGCGTGGCCTGTCTGTTGAAAAGATCCTGGGGTAA
- the rplE gene encoding 50S ribosomal protein L5: protein MARLQQFYKETVVGDMTKSFGYKSVMEVPRITKITLNMGVGEAVADKKVLENAVGDMQKIAGQKPVTTKARKSIAGFKIRDGYPIGCMVTLRGPRMFEFLDRLVTIALPRVRDFRGISGKGFDGQGNYNMGVKEQIIFPEIEYDKIDALRGMNISITTTAKTDAEAKALLAAFKFPFKN, encoded by the coding sequence ATGGCGCGTTTGCAGCAGTTTTACAAGGAAACCGTCGTCGGCGATATGACCAAGAGCTTTGGTTACAAGTCGGTGATGGAAGTGCCGCGTATCACCAAGATCACTCTGAATATGGGTGTTGGTGAGGCAGTGGCTGACAAGAAAGTTCTCGAGAACGCCGTTGGCGACATGCAGAAAATCGCAGGTCAGAAGCCGGTCACGACCAAGGCTCGCAAGTCTATTGCTGGCTTCAAGATTCGTGATGGCTACCCGATCGGTTGTATGGTTACCCTGCGTGGTCCGCGCATGTTTGAGTTCCTGGATCGCCTGGTGACCATCGCTCTGCCGCGTGTTCGCGACTTCCGTGGTATTTCTGGCAAGGGTTTTGACGGCCAGGGTAACTACAACATGGGTGTTAAAGAGCAGATCATTTTCCCGGAAATCGAGTACGACAAGATCGATGCTCTTCGGGGTATGAATATCAGCATCACGACCACGGCGAAGACCGACGCAGAAGCAAAAGCGCTGCTCGCCGCGTTCAAGTTCCCGTTCAAGAATTGA
- the secY gene encoding preprotein translocase subunit SecY: MAANPNTVGKGGKFGDLKRRLWFLLGALVVYRIGAHIPVPGIDPNVLADLFNSQQGGILGMFNMFSGGALSRFTIFALGIMPYISASIIMQLMSVASPQLEALKKEGEAGRRKITQYTRYGTVALALFQGLGIAVALEAQAGLVADPGFLFRLTTVSTLLTGTMFLMWLGEQVTERGLGNGISIIIFAGIAAGLPNAIGGLLELVRTGAMHPLSALVICVLIVAVTAFVVFVERGQRKILVNYAKRQVGNKVYGGQSSHLPLKLNMAGVIPPIFASSIILFPATVAGWFGSSESMRWLKDIAGTLSPGQPIYVMLYAAAIIFFCFFYTALVFNSKETAENLKKSGAFVPGIRPGEQTSRYIDKILMRLTLIGAAYITVVCLLPEFLILKWNVPFYFGGTSLLIIVVVTMDFMSQVQAYVMSHQYESLLKKANFKGTN; this comes from the coding sequence TTGGCGGCAAATCCTAATACCGTAGGCAAGGGCGGAAAATTCGGCGATCTAAAGCGTCGTTTGTGGTTCTTGCTGGGTGCGCTCGTGGTGTATCGCATTGGTGCGCATATTCCGGTTCCGGGTATTGACCCCAACGTCCTTGCTGATCTGTTCAATTCGCAGCAGGGCGGCATCCTGGGCATGTTCAACATGTTCTCAGGTGGCGCTCTGTCGCGTTTCACTATTTTTGCGCTTGGGATCATGCCTTACATTTCGGCATCGATCATCATGCAGTTGATGAGCGTTGCAAGTCCTCAACTTGAAGCACTCAAGAAAGAGGGCGAAGCCGGTCGTCGCAAGATTACTCAATATACCCGCTATGGCACGGTTGCTTTGGCACTGTTCCAGGGCCTGGGTATTGCTGTTGCCCTCGAAGCGCAGGCAGGTCTCGTCGCAGACCCTGGCTTCCTGTTCCGCCTGACGACTGTATCCACCCTGCTGACCGGAACGATGTTCCTGATGTGGCTGGGAGAACAGGTTACTGAGCGCGGTCTGGGTAACGGTATTTCCATCATTATTTTTGCCGGTATCGCGGCTGGTCTGCCGAATGCTATTGGTGGTCTGCTTGAGTTGGTACGTACTGGCGCAATGCATCCGCTCTCTGCTTTGGTTATTTGCGTTCTAATTGTTGCGGTTACCGCATTTGTTGTGTTTGTTGAACGCGGCCAGCGCAAGATCCTGGTTAATTACGCGAAGCGTCAGGTCGGTAACAAGGTTTATGGCGGGCAAAGTTCACACTTGCCATTGAAGCTGAATATGGCTGGTGTTATCCCCCCCATTTTTGCTTCCTCGATCATTCTTTTTCCGGCAACTGTTGCTGGCTGGTTTGGTTCAAGCGAGTCGATGCGCTGGTTGAAGGATATCGCTGGCACGTTGTCTCCTGGGCAGCCGATTTACGTGATGCTCTATGCTGCAGCAATTATCTTCTTTTGTTTTTTCTACACCGCTCTTGTGTTTAACTCCAAGGAAACGGCAGAAAATTTGAAAAAGAGTGGGGCCTTCGTTCCAGGTATTCGTCCCGGCGAACAAACCTCTCGCTACATTGACAAGATTTTGATGCGCCTCACTTTAATTGGGGCTGCTTATATCACCGTAGTCTGTCTGCTCCCTGAGTTTTTGATTTTGAAGTGGAACGTCCCATTCTATTTTGGCGGTACATCGCTGCTGATTATCGTTGTGGTGACTATGGACTTCATGTCGCAGGTTCAGGCTTACGTAATGTCGCACCAATATGAAAGTTTGCTCAAAAAGGCAAATTTCAAAGGTACCAATTGA
- the rplF gene encoding 50S ribosomal protein L6, protein MSRVGKNPIVLPAGVEVTVGQQIIVKGPLGSLKAAAHPAVKVVVEGQNVVVSKVEGASAGAAMWGTMRANLNNMVTGVSKGFEKKLQLVGVGYRAQAQGEVLNLSLGFSHPVAHKMPAGVKVECPTQTEILIKGSDKQQVGQVAAEVRAYRKPEPYKGKGVRYADEVVVIKETKKK, encoded by the coding sequence ATGTCTCGTGTTGGTAAGAATCCGATTGTCCTGCCGGCAGGTGTTGAAGTCACCGTTGGCCAGCAAATCATCGTCAAGGGGCCGCTGGGTTCCCTGAAGGCCGCCGCTCACCCGGCAGTCAAGGTGGTTGTTGAAGGGCAAAATGTCGTCGTTTCCAAAGTTGAAGGCGCTTCCGCCGGTGCTGCCATGTGGGGCACTATGCGGGCTAACCTGAATAACATGGTTACCGGCGTTTCCAAAGGTTTTGAAAAGAAGCTGCAGTTGGTTGGCGTGGGTTACCGCGCTCAGGCTCAGGGCGAAGTCCTGAATCTGTCGCTCGGCTTCTCTCACCCGGTTGCGCACAAAATGCCGGCCGGTGTGAAAGTTGAGTGCCCGACCCAGACGGAAATCCTGATCAAGGGTTCCGACAAGCAGCAGGTCGGCCAGGTCGCCGCCGAAGTTCGTGCGTATCGTAAGCCAGAGCCTTATAAAGGCAAGGGCGTGCGTTATGCCGACGAAGTGGTGGTTATCAAGGAAACCAAGAAGAAGTAA
- the rpmD gene encoding 50S ribosomal protein L30, protein MADKKITVKLVKSIIGTKQDHRATVRGLGLRKLNSSAVLEDTPAVRGMIQKVQYLVKVEG, encoded by the coding sequence ATGGCTGACAAAAAAATCACAGTGAAGCTCGTCAAGAGCATCATCGGCACCAAGCAGGACCACCGCGCCACCGTGCGTGGCCTGGGTCTGCGCAAGCTGAACAGTTCCGCTGTCCTGGAAGATACGCCGGCAGTTCGCGGCATGATCCAAAAGGTCCAGTATCTCGTCAAGGTTGAGGGTTAA
- the rplP gene encoding 50S ribosomal protein L16, with amino-acid sequence MLQPNRRKFRKEHKGRNEGLATRGTKVSFGEWGLKATGRGRLTARQIEAARRAMTRHIKRGGRIWIRIFPDKPISKKPAEVRMGNGKGNPEYWVAEIQPGKVLYEMDGVNEAIAREAFALAAAKLPIATTFVTRHLG; translated from the coding sequence ATGTTGCAACCTAATCGTCGCAAGTTCCGCAAGGAACACAAGGGCCGTAATGAAGGTCTGGCGACCCGTGGTACGAAGGTTTCCTTTGGTGAGTGGGGTCTCAAGGCTACTGGTCGTGGCCGTTTGACTGCTCGTCAGATCGAAGCCGCTCGTCGTGCCATGACCCGTCACATCAAGCGCGGTGGCCGTATCTGGATCCGTATCTTCCCGGACAAGCCGATTTCCAAGAAGCCGGCAGAAGTTCGTATGGGTAATGGTAAGGGTAATCCGGAGTACTGGGTTGCTGAAATCCAGCCGGGTAAAGTGCTTTACGAAATGGATGGTGTTAACGAGGCTATCGCTCGCGAGGCATTTGCACTTGCCGCCGCCAAGCTGCCGATCGCTACCACCTTTGTGACTCGTCATCTGGGGTAA
- the rpmJ gene encoding 50S ribosomal protein L36, with protein MKVQPSVKRVCRNCKVIRRKGVVRVICKDPRHKQRQG; from the coding sequence ATGAAAGTGCAACCTTCAGTAAAGCGCGTGTGTCGCAATTGCAAAGTCATCCGTCGCAAGGGTGTCGTGCGCGTTATTTGCAAGGACCCGCGTCATAAGCAGCGTCAAGGCTAA
- the rplB gene encoding 50S ribosomal protein L2 — translation MALVKVKPTSPGRRAVVQVVNANLHKGKPFAALVESKSSQAGRNNNGRITVRHQGGGHKQSYRVIDFKRTKDGVPAKVERLEYDPNRTANIALLCYADGERRYIIANKGMVVGQPIMSGSEAPIKSGNALPIRNIPVGTTICCVEMLPGKGAQLARSAGASAQLLAREGTYAQIRLRSGEVRRVHVECRATIGEVGNEEHSLRKIGKAGAQRWRGIRPTVRGVAMNPVDHPHGGGEGRTGEGRVPVNPWGQPTKGYRTRNNKRTNSMIVQRRYKR, via the coding sequence ATGGCGCTCGTTAAAGTCAAGCCGACCTCCCCTGGTCGTCGCGCTGTTGTTCAGGTTGTTAATGCCAATCTGCACAAGGGCAAGCCGTTTGCTGCGCTCGTCGAGAGCAAGAGCAGCCAGGCTGGCCGTAACAACAACGGTCGTATTACTGTTCGTCACCAAGGTGGTGGCCATAAGCAATCGTACCGCGTGATCGACTTCAAGCGTACCAAGGACGGTGTTCCGGCCAAGGTTGAGCGTCTTGAATACGACCCGAACCGTACCGCAAACATTGCTCTGCTGTGTTATGCCGACGGTGAGCGTCGTTACATCATCGCCAATAAAGGTATGGTTGTCGGTCAGCCGATCATGAGTGGTTCGGAAGCGCCGATCAAGTCGGGTAATGCACTGCCGATCCGCAACATTCCGGTTGGTACGACCATTTGCTGCGTTGAAATGCTGCCTGGTAAGGGTGCTCAGTTGGCTCGTTCCGCTGGTGCTTCCGCTCAGCTGCTGGCTCGTGAAGGTACCTACGCTCAGATTCGCCTGCGCTCCGGTGAGGTTCGTCGTGTGCACGTGGAGTGCCGCGCAACTATCGGTGAAGTTGGCAATGAAGAGCACAGCCTCCGCAAGATCGGTAAAGCCGGTGCTCAGCGTTGGCGTGGTATCCGTCCGACCGTTCGTGGTGTTGCCATGAACCCGGTTGATCACCCGCACGGTGGTGGCGAAGGCCGTACCGGCGAAGGTCGTGTGCCAGTCAATCCTTGGGGTCAGCCGACCAAGGGTTATCGCACCCGGAATAACAAGCGCACGAACAGCATGATCGTTCAGCGTCGTTACAAGCGTTAA
- the infA gene encoding translation initiation factor IF-1, with protein MAKEDYIEMQGEVLENLPNATFKVKLENGHVLHAFISGKMRMHYIRILPGDKVTIQLTPYDLSKARIVFRVK; from the coding sequence ATGGCGAAGGAAGACTATATTGAAATGCAAGGGGAGGTTTTAGAAAACCTTCCCAATGCGACCTTCAAGGTCAAACTGGAAAATGGGCACGTGCTTCATGCCTTTATCTCCGGGAAAATGCGGATGCATTACATTCGAATTCTTCCTGGCGACAAGGTTACCATCCAGCTGACGCCATACGATTTAAGTAAAGCCCGGATCGTTTTCCGGGTTAAGTAA
- the rplO gene encoding 50S ribosomal protein L15 yields MRLNTIKPAEGSKKAAKRVGRGIGSGLGKTCGRGHKGQKSRSGGFHKVGFEGGQMPLQRRLPKRGFNSLTRARNYEIRLTDIERMPLDEIDLLALQAAGVVPGDALSAKVILSGAITRKVVLKGVGATKGAKAAIEAVGGSVAE; encoded by the coding sequence ATGCGTTTGAATACCATCAAGCCTGCTGAAGGTTCCAAAAAAGCCGCCAAGCGTGTCGGTCGCGGTATCGGTTCTGGCCTCGGCAAGACCTGTGGCCGTGGTCACAAGGGCCAGAAGTCCCGTTCCGGCGGTTTCCACAAAGTGGGTTTCGAAGGCGGTCAAATGCCTTTGCAGCGTCGCTTGCCGAAGCGTGGTTTCAACTCGCTGACGCGTGCTCGTAACTACGAAATCCGTCTGACCGACATTGAGCGCATGCCGCTTGATGAGATCGATCTGCTTGCTCTGCAAGCCGCTGGTGTTGTGCCGGGTGATGCCTTGTCTGCCAAGGTTATTCTTTCTGGTGCCATTACCCGCAAAGTCGTTCTCAAAGGTGTTGGTGCAACGAAGGGTGCCAAGGCGGCCATCGAAGCAGTCGGCGGCTCGGTCGCTGAGTAA